A section of the Luteolibacter flavescens genome encodes:
- a CDS encoding class I SAM-dependent methyltransferase yields the protein MQRIVEPEIIDQLPPDHPDVKRSRVDLKVINFLMGNERWIARHLAKYPAAMANGVVEIGAGEGTLLRRLARRHPGIPLTACDLAPRPAGLPETIVWDQRDVFESLAGMKAGVLAANLFLHHFEYEELERFRPLMENFEVICLNEPYRVERTVWDAQFILPFVGRATKHDMMVSIRAGFVHGELPERLGLDPAKWRIREETTWRGGLRMLASRA from the coding sequence ATGCAACGCATTGTTGAGCCGGAAATCATCGACCAACTTCCACCGGACCACCCGGACGTGAAGCGCAGCCGCGTGGACCTGAAGGTGATCAACTTCCTGATGGGCAACGAGCGCTGGATCGCGCGCCACCTCGCCAAATATCCCGCGGCCATGGCGAATGGCGTGGTCGAGATCGGTGCGGGCGAGGGCACGCTGCTCCGCCGCCTGGCCCGCCGCCACCCCGGCATCCCGCTGACCGCCTGTGACTTGGCCCCGCGCCCGGCGGGCCTGCCGGAGACCATTGTGTGGGACCAGAGGGATGTCTTCGAGAGTCTGGCCGGGATGAAGGCTGGCGTGCTCGCGGCGAATCTTTTCCTCCATCACTTCGAGTATGAGGAGCTGGAGCGCTTTCGCCCCCTGATGGAGAATTTCGAGGTCATCTGCTTGAATGAACCGTATCGCGTGGAGCGGACCGTGTGGGATGCGCAGTTCATCCTGCCTTTCGTCGGTCGCGCGACGAAGCACGACATGATGGTCAGCATCCGCGCGGGCTTCGTGCATGGCGAGCTGCCGGAGCGCCTCGGCCTCGATCCCGCGAAATGGCGCATCCGCGAGGAAACCACATGGCGCGGCGGGCTGCGCATGCTAGCTTCGCGCGCTTGA
- a CDS encoding FG-GAP-like repeat-containing protein: MKAALTWIALTALPASAQLTAEVREVARHPTSLSGCQVVDLDGDGDSDLLLSGAFNQLTVWCENRGDGSFVRPVAIEMKPRVFNWGLPHVADLHGTGAPDLLIRWSSTYARNLGEGNFAAPAPLPGTAWPTPTDPLDDLFTEHVTVFPGTAGKPDRMIVEKWDGIEQEHRQAFFYTLDEQGNPSVSPVLADGENLANHLGSLEVDNLFPTDIDGDGDIDLIYQYHYYTDPVSILRNRGDDTFDAREDIAAEDVLYSIELSKPVRLNLPGDDLPALVTVEHTEIGASGIVIHRQSESDGKVSFDPPEEIHRIPLDEDTYILSMTAIPMPEGDELWVRLWPTWDENESQTNGVLRRYRFITGSGWAADPDVTLPARGLGEVIPLTITEGNPGLACRLGSLPGVNTDSEEKIVWASLASLRTGTPEWQTIAGPFNDFSDFHLADLDRDGKLDMVSADRVNFGGAKSGRIHFVHDIAGSREHRAVDTESTDAFAGASPWPGNRSVIGDANGDLLPDLAVSSGSAGAIRLLENLGNRQFGPPATLAISANVLRPLWLGEDEHRFLDGSRIFTQAPHTGAIATLLTDIGTAADVVFTDMDGDGDEDVLAAPCPLGNVAGWGRRGASGNIESWKVLSSTLASPIRNSSGAAQLGWIETGPQAAFETVRMGVPGVTTHALPPMSQAEYLAMGLVGHPIDLDGDGDLDFLTLRQIAEEAVWGISPVPSHLLWHENLGNRWQFHPEPLMEISYPAAWLGLFVTQEVEHDGPTRVIVSNSAGEVFQIDFSAPIPGGTFGEWLASHDLTGASAGANADPDDDGLTNLEEALQGTSPVVATPGVFTIPVAASAPDGWTFSTALALDGSGIAVVAEASEDLEQWHEIPDEPEFTGDLVGRYHYRVTDEGMAGKAKRFVRFRFSGQP, from the coding sequence ATGAAAGCCGCCCTCACCTGGATCGCGCTGACGGCGCTGCCCGCGTCCGCCCAACTTACCGCCGAGGTCCGCGAGGTAGCGCGGCATCCCACCTCACTATCCGGATGCCAGGTCGTGGACCTGGATGGGGACGGCGACTCGGACCTCCTGCTCTCCGGCGCCTTCAACCAGCTCACGGTCTGGTGCGAGAACCGCGGTGATGGCAGTTTCGTCCGGCCAGTGGCCATCGAGATGAAGCCCCGTGTTTTCAACTGGGGTCTTCCTCACGTGGCGGATCTCCACGGCACCGGAGCACCGGACCTGCTGATCCGCTGGAGCTCGACCTACGCCCGCAATCTCGGCGAAGGAAACTTCGCCGCACCTGCACCCCTGCCTGGAACGGCGTGGCCGACGCCCACTGACCCGCTGGATGACCTCTTCACTGAACACGTGACCGTTTTCCCCGGCACCGCTGGCAAACCTGATCGGATGATCGTGGAGAAGTGGGACGGGATCGAGCAGGAGCACCGCCAGGCGTTTTTCTACACGCTGGACGAGCAGGGAAACCCCTCGGTCTCGCCCGTGCTGGCGGACGGTGAGAATCTGGCAAACCATCTTGGCTCGCTGGAAGTCGACAACCTCTTCCCCACGGACATCGACGGGGATGGCGACATCGATCTGATCTATCAGTATCACTATTATACGGATCCGGTGTCGATCCTGAGAAACCGCGGCGATGACACCTTCGACGCGAGGGAGGATATCGCCGCTGAAGACGTGCTTTACTCCATCGAACTCTCGAAACCGGTGCGGCTAAACCTGCCCGGCGACGATCTTCCCGCGCTGGTGACGGTAGAGCATACGGAGATCGGCGCATCCGGCATCGTGATCCACAGGCAATCGGAAAGCGACGGTAAGGTGTCCTTCGATCCGCCCGAGGAGATTCACCGGATCCCTCTTGATGAGGATACTTACATCCTTTCCATGACCGCCATTCCAATGCCTGAAGGCGATGAGCTGTGGGTGAGGCTGTGGCCGACCTGGGACGAGAACGAAAGCCAGACGAACGGAGTGCTGCGGCGCTACCGCTTCATCACGGGGAGCGGTTGGGCAGCGGATCCCGATGTGACATTGCCCGCCAGAGGGCTGGGCGAAGTGATCCCCCTTACGATCACCGAGGGCAATCCTGGATTGGCATGCCGCCTGGGCAGCCTGCCCGGGGTGAACACGGACTCCGAGGAAAAGATCGTGTGGGCATCCCTTGCCTCGCTGAGGACCGGCACCCCGGAGTGGCAGACGATCGCAGGACCCTTCAATGACTTCAGCGACTTCCACCTCGCTGACCTTGATCGCGATGGCAAATTGGACATGGTCTCTGCTGATCGAGTCAATTTCGGCGGAGCCAAGAGCGGACGCATCCATTTCGTCCATGACATCGCTGGCAGTCGCGAGCACCGCGCGGTGGATACCGAGAGCACGGACGCATTCGCCGGGGCATCACCGTGGCCGGGCAACCGCAGCGTAATCGGCGATGCGAACGGCGACCTGCTACCGGATCTGGCGGTATCGAGCGGATCTGCCGGAGCGATCCGTTTGTTAGAAAATCTCGGCAATCGCCAGTTCGGCCCGCCAGCCACCCTCGCGATCTCCGCTAATGTCCTGCGCCCGCTTTGGCTGGGTGAAGATGAGCACCGTTTCTTGGATGGATCGCGCATCTTCACGCAGGCACCGCATACAGGAGCGATTGCCACACTTCTCACGGACATTGGCACTGCGGCAGATGTCGTCTTCACCGACATGGATGGCGACGGTGACGAGGACGTGTTGGCCGCTCCGTGCCCGCTTGGCAATGTGGCAGGCTGGGGCCGACGTGGCGCGTCCGGAAACATTGAGTCCTGGAAGGTGCTTTCATCCACGTTGGCCAGTCCGATCCGGAACTCGTCAGGAGCAGCGCAGCTCGGATGGATCGAAACCGGACCGCAGGCGGCTTTCGAGACGGTCCGTATGGGAGTGCCGGGAGTGACCACCCATGCGCTGCCTCCAATGTCCCAGGCGGAGTATCTCGCCATGGGCCTAGTGGGCCACCCGATCGATCTGGATGGCGATGGCGACCTTGATTTCCTGACGCTTCGGCAAATTGCAGAAGAAGCGGTTTGGGGCATTTCGCCGGTGCCATCCCATCTCCTGTGGCATGAAAATCTCGGTAACCGTTGGCAATTCCACCCGGAACCGCTGATGGAAATCAGCTATCCCGCCGCATGGCTCGGCCTTTTCGTCACGCAGGAAGTGGAACACGACGGTCCGACGCGTGTGATCGTATCGAACTCGGCGGGCGAGGTCTTCCAGATCGATTTCAGCGCACCGATCCCGGGAGGAACCTTTGGTGAATGGCTCGCTTCACACGATCTAACAGGTGCCTCGGCCGGTGCGAATGCGGACCCGGATGACGACGGCCTGACAAACCTTGAGGAAGCGCTCCAAGGCACCTCGCCGGTGGTGGCGACACCGGGAGTCTTCACCATTCCCGTAGCGGCTTCCGCACCGGATGGCTGGACTTTCTCCACCGCGCTCGCACTGGACGGCAGCGGCATCGCCGTCGTGGCCGAGGCGAGCGAGGACTTGGAGCAATGGCACGAAATCCCCGATGAACCTGAGTTCACCGGGGACCTCGTCGGGCGGTATCACTACCGCGTCACGGATGAAGGGATGGCGGGAAAAGCGAAGAGATTCGTGAGGTTTCGCTTCTCGGGTCAGCCCTAG
- a CDS encoding Fic family protein has protein sequence MPAPHQPPFTITPRIVSQVAEICERVGSWSNRGSEGISPRLRKENRIRTIQASLAIENNTLSIDQVTAILEGKRVLGSPREIQEVRNAIDCYDRFGNWQPTSVEDFLAAHKIMMRALVDEAGSFRRGGVGIYRGDQLVHMAPPAGRVEHLVQDLFGWAATTEHHPLIASSILHYEIEFIHPFADGNGRMGRLWQSLALASWHAELAYLPVESLISERQTDYYAALGESDRRADASPFVEFMLATIHDALAELPATDQVTDQVTDQVTDQVKMLAGCISDTEEVTAAELMKRLDLKHKPSFRQSYLLPALAAGWVEMTDPASPRSPAQRYRLTKRALRRKR, from the coding sequence ATGCCCGCACCCCATCAGCCGCCCTTCACCATCACACCGCGGATCGTCTCGCAGGTGGCGGAGATCTGCGAGCGGGTGGGAAGCTGGTCTAACAGAGGATCGGAAGGAATCTCCCCGCGCCTGAGGAAAGAGAACCGCATCCGCACCATCCAGGCCTCGCTGGCGATCGAAAACAACACCCTGAGCATCGATCAGGTGACAGCGATCCTCGAGGGCAAGCGGGTGCTCGGCTCTCCCCGCGAGATTCAGGAAGTGCGCAACGCGATCGACTGCTACGACCGCTTTGGAAACTGGCAGCCGACCTCCGTCGAAGACTTCCTCGCCGCCCACAAGATCATGATGAGGGCACTGGTGGACGAGGCCGGTTCCTTCCGCCGTGGTGGTGTCGGCATCTATCGTGGCGACCAGCTTGTTCATATGGCACCGCCCGCGGGCCGGGTGGAGCATCTGGTGCAGGATCTTTTCGGATGGGCTGCGACCACGGAGCACCACCCCCTGATCGCCAGCTCGATCCTTCACTACGAAATCGAATTCATCCATCCCTTCGCCGATGGCAACGGGCGCATGGGGAGATTGTGGCAGTCCCTCGCTCTGGCCTCCTGGCATGCGGAGCTCGCCTACCTTCCGGTGGAGAGCCTGATCAGCGAACGGCAGACGGATTACTATGCGGCGCTGGGCGAGTCCGACCGGCGGGCAGATGCATCGCCCTTCGTGGAATTCATGCTGGCGACGATCCACGATGCCCTCGCCGAACTACCAGCTACCGACCAAGTAACCGACCAAGTAACCGACCAAGTAACCGACCAAGTAAAAATGCTGGCCGGGTGCATTTCGGACACGGAGGAAGTCACCGCCGCGGAGCTGATGAAAAGGCTGGATCTGAAGCACAAGCCCTCCTTCCGTCAGAGCTACCTGCTTCCTGCACTGGCCGCAGGATGGGTGGAAATGACCGACCCTGCATCCCCACGCAGCCCGGCACAACGCTACCGGCTGACCAAACGGGCGCTGCGACGGAAGCGCTAG
- a CDS encoding NAD(P)/FAD-dependent oxidoreductase encodes MSGTVTIAGGGLAGLSLAAGLRLHGIPVTVHEAGHYPRHRVCGEFISGVQCSTLDALGIAEALADAESLRSVTWWREGRLLHDDTLPEPAMGISRHRLDLRLKERVTGLTGEVIERSRHPREAAEGHVCAAGRVPQRGPWVGLKAHYLHLPMAADLEMHLGANGYAGLARVEDGRVNVCGLFRVDRATAGTGSGLLDAYLRAGGNGALADRLKSAQVDEPSFSAVAGFQLGRQRSAPGLCVVGDAESMIPPFTGNGMSMAFQSAELALDSLVRWSRGGLPWHDCVAEIRTLQRRRFRTRLTAARALHPLLLRRGGRVVIESIAAAGLLPFRPLLFLVR; translated from the coding sequence TTGAGCGGCACGGTGACCATCGCGGGCGGGGGATTGGCGGGACTATCGCTGGCCGCGGGCCTGCGCCTGCACGGCATCCCCGTCACCGTCCACGAGGCCGGTCACTACCCGCGCCACCGCGTCTGCGGGGAATTCATCTCCGGCGTGCAGTGCTCTACACTGGATGCACTGGGCATCGCCGAGGCACTCGCCGATGCCGAGTCACTGCGCAGCGTCACTTGGTGGCGTGAGGGCCGGTTGCTCCACGACGACACATTGCCCGAACCCGCCATGGGCATCTCGCGTCATCGCCTGGACCTGCGGCTGAAGGAAAGGGTGACGGGTCTAACAGGTGAGGTCATCGAACGCTCGCGCCACCCGCGCGAGGCTGCCGAGGGCCACGTCTGTGCCGCAGGCCGCGTGCCGCAGCGCGGCCCCTGGGTGGGGCTGAAGGCTCACTATCTCCACCTGCCGATGGCCGCCGACCTGGAGATGCATCTGGGGGCGAATGGCTACGCCGGTCTCGCCCGCGTGGAAGACGGTCGCGTGAATGTCTGCGGGCTTTTTCGCGTGGATCGCGCCACCGCTGGCACGGGCAGCGGATTGCTGGATGCCTATCTCCGCGCGGGTGGAAATGGCGCGCTCGCCGATCGCCTCAAGTCCGCGCAGGTGGACGAGCCATCCTTTTCCGCCGTGGCAGGCTTTCAGCTAGGCAGGCAGCGCAGCGCGCCCGGCCTGTGCGTGGTGGGGGATGCCGAGAGCATGATCCCGCCCTTCACGGGGAATGGCATGAGCATGGCCTTCCAGTCGGCGGAGCTCGCGCTGGACTCGCTCGTCCGCTGGAGTCGTGGCGGGCTTCCGTGGCATGACTGCGTGGCGGAGATCCGCACGCTGCAGCGCCGCCGCTTTCGCACGCGCCTCACCGCGGCACGGGCACTGCATCCGCTCTTGCTCCGTCGCGGCGGGCGGGTGGTCATCGAGTCCATCGCCGCCGCCGGGCTGCTGCCCTTCCGCCCGCTTCTTTTCCTCGTCCGCTGA
- a CDS encoding Minf_1886 family protein, with amino-acid sequence MKALQFEQAVESILKRERRYDPLAYLFLKEALDFTLKRAADGNGGEQRHVSGRELCAGYRDLALEQFGPMAATLMLEWGIRESSDIGEMVFHLIDEQMFGKQEDDTKEDFAAAFDFDDAFVVPFQPKKRRGSPVAMKV; translated from the coding sequence ATGAAGGCACTGCAGTTCGAGCAAGCGGTCGAATCCATCCTGAAGCGTGAGCGGCGCTATGACCCGCTCGCTTACCTTTTCCTGAAGGAAGCGCTGGATTTCACCCTGAAGCGGGCTGCGGACGGCAATGGTGGCGAGCAGCGGCACGTCTCCGGCAGGGAACTGTGCGCGGGCTACCGCGACCTCGCGCTGGAGCAATTCGGCCCGATGGCGGCGACGCTCATGCTAGAGTGGGGCATCCGCGAGAGCTCGGACATCGGCGAGATGGTCTTCCACCTCATCGATGAGCAGATGTTCGGCAAGCAGGAGGACGACACGAAGGAGGACTTCGCGGCGGCATTCGATTTCGACGATGCCTTTGTGGTGCCTTTCCAGCCGAAGAAGCGCCGGGGGAGCCCGGTGGCGATGAAGGTGTGA
- a CDS encoding type III polyketide synthase, with product MFLESIATAVPPHRYTQAQCLDGLRASPAFAALRPRSQGLLEKILANDSSGIATRSLCLPEIAPVVSQDAQSLNEAFEREAPALAVAALRPALEKAGISAADLDALFICTCTGYLCPGVTSHVAEALGLRDTSYLQDLVGLGCGAAIPMLRSAAGFLAMHPGARVATVAVEICSAAFYADDDPGVLISLCLFGDGAAAAVWSDAAGEGKWQAGHFTTVHRPEQREKIRFVNAGGKLRNQLDKAVPGLAAEAVAELYGKRTADPDRVLAHSGGRDVIEALEAVLPHHLPETREVLREHGNMSSPSVLFALERALASANGDRRWWLTAFGAGFAAHACEMWRS from the coding sequence ATGTTCCTGGAATCCATCGCCACCGCCGTCCCGCCGCACCGCTACACGCAGGCCCAGTGCCTGGATGGCCTGCGTGCCTCGCCCGCCTTCGCCGCGCTGCGCCCGCGCTCGCAGGGACTGTTGGAAAAGATCCTCGCAAATGATTCCTCCGGCATCGCCACCCGCAGCCTCTGCCTGCCGGAGATTGCGCCCGTGGTCTCGCAGGACGCACAATCGCTGAACGAGGCCTTCGAGCGCGAGGCACCCGCACTGGCCGTCGCAGCCCTCCGCCCGGCTTTGGAAAAGGCGGGCATCTCCGCAGCGGACCTCGATGCGCTCTTCATCTGCACCTGCACCGGCTATCTCTGCCCGGGGGTGACCAGCCACGTGGCCGAGGCGCTCGGGCTACGGGATACGTCGTACTTGCAGGATCTCGTCGGCCTCGGCTGCGGTGCCGCCATTCCCATGCTGCGCTCCGCTGCGGGCTTCCTCGCCATGCATCCGGGGGCCAGGGTCGCCACCGTGGCGGTGGAGATCTGCTCCGCCGCTTTCTACGCCGATGACGATCCGGGCGTGCTCATCTCGCTCTGCCTCTTCGGCGATGGCGCTGCGGCTGCCGTATGGTCGGACGCGGCGGGGGAGGGGAAGTGGCAGGCCGGTCACTTCACCACCGTCCACCGCCCGGAGCAGCGGGAAAAGATCCGCTTCGTCAATGCGGGCGGGAAGCTCCGCAATCAACTCGACAAGGCCGTCCCCGGTCTCGCCGCCGAAGCCGTCGCTGAACTCTACGGAAAACGCACCGCCGACCCCGACCGCGTGCTCGCTCACTCCGGCGGCCGCGATGTCATCGAGGCGCTGGAGGCCGTGCTGCCGCATCACCTGCCGGAGACGCGCGAGGTCCTTCGCGAGCATGGCAACATGAGCAGCCCCTCCGTTCTCTTCGCCCTCGAACGCGCCCTGGCCTCCGCCAATGGCGACCGCCGCTGGTGGCTCACCGCCTTCGGCGCTGGCTTCGCCGCGCACGCGTGCGAGATGTGGCGCAGCTAG
- a CDS encoding purine-nucleoside phosphorylase has product MADPLALGIVLGSGLGPLADRVVVRDTISFADAGLPSSSVQGHAGRFLIGSLGSREVIVMQGRIHLYEGHGAKAVTAGIRWMHDRGVRHVILTNAAGTLNESHAPGTWMMLADHLNLTGTSPLEGGPHFIDMTRVYDEAAAGEFQAVASRLGITLHQGVYAGLRGPQYETPAEIRMLRTLGADAVGMSTVLEAIQARALGMKVTAFSCLTNWAAGMSPELLDHSDVLATGKAAADEMLRLLEEWCGS; this is encoded by the coding sequence ATGGCAGATCCATTGGCACTCGGCATTGTATTGGGATCGGGGCTCGGGCCTCTGGCGGATCGTGTCGTGGTCCGTGATACTATCTCATTCGCCGATGCCGGACTGCCATCGTCCTCCGTGCAGGGACATGCCGGACGCTTCCTCATCGGCTCGCTCGGCAGCCGCGAGGTGATCGTCATGCAGGGCCGCATTCACCTCTACGAAGGCCACGGTGCGAAAGCCGTCACCGCCGGTATCCGCTGGATGCACGACCGCGGCGTGCGCCATGTCATCCTCACGAATGCCGCTGGCACGCTGAATGAAAGCCACGCGCCGGGCACGTGGATGATGCTCGCCGACCACCTCAATCTCACCGGCACCTCGCCCTTGGAAGGCGGGCCGCACTTCATCGATATGACTCGCGTTTATGATGAAGCGGCAGCGGGCGAGTTCCAAGCCGTCGCCTCACGACTCGGCATCACGCTCCATCAGGGAGTCTATGCCGGACTACGAGGACCGCAGTATGAGACCCCTGCCGAGATCCGCATGCTCCGCACGCTGGGCGCGGATGCCGTCGGTATGAGCACCGTGCTCGAGGCCATCCAGGCCCGAGCGCTCGGCATGAAAGTCACCGCCTTCTCCTGCCTCACGAACTGGGCCGCCGGAATGTCTCCGGAGCTACTTGATCACTCCGACGTCCTCGCGACCGGCAAGGCCGCCGCTGACGAGATGCTCCGCCTCCTCGAGGAATGGTGCGGTTCCTGA
- a CDS encoding FG-GAP repeat domain-containing protein produces the protein MRRTLLCCLLLPTLPATAALEVVSSELVSRRPDGIGQIVEADLDGDGDRDLLITGRKNDFLGWIESSPNGPVGTLRAINTGTLAVKNTRPMVADLDGDGLPDVHYPGWVLKNRFRKFDAPVANATTAGHELCASDRTGLLGRALDTGVWKIFTSTGATVIQTEEGPLNSPGFSPECCILENFSKDGRLDLVVYLEGARLGSGAIATGTYALHSQANGEWGVNRFTTSKPYATASIHSSNGTLSGNFAIAFPSIDDHPSPPVAGSSLQFRNYDPSATYTYQRWSIGSTHFRGMKITSISGAYRSSASRYEMAAGMTATDGSGVNSIYQLRTDYFSSSILLQSMAGGTIEEKGQIQVFQSSNGSRIHASVGTAAGQTTVAPEALLEYLPGELVIEQSYELPTIGKMTSGPYGPLEKGNWCHLDGDGRDEWVSGTPWPGGVLAIPADAPFSAKDIPLNTPRVPWVYPVPEIAAGPLFAGDLDGDGDIDLARRLDLLDFDGWPNQFLMQWENLDGHEFYNALDPYYDYWMQWSIPGSQPLRLEAGTRPRLLTSQPGMIHSQWLMPRNSQDSYPTPVAYPGTGAAVVEAGHDLDADGARDFIFFPSVFGNALTWGKWNPEGGHLDSMEKIADVPAGLTVPSLVAGDLEGDGTADLFHPALDAAGTQVTWVACRLTAAGPAALEHPPITLPASAKLVAPADLDGDGDIDLLRFVPDAAAPADADGIRPHHLLWTEYVGGTWVHHTTKLGTLRLSAAEPVLRAEGDRLLVINRIGEVLELKTRVTPSAGMLASALAAQQVTGASSGAADDPDGDGFPNYVEILAGTSPVIADRSISLPMQMLRSGPNHGWIASLAAAPSAVGARARLETSDDLVEWTRHEDEPLPLGGSGAEERYLFPDSALAAPPARRFARIAFSHDSE, from the coding sequence GTGCGCCGGACCCTCCTCTGCTGCCTGCTCCTCCCCACCCTCCCGGCCACGGCGGCACTGGAAGTGGTGTCTTCGGAACTCGTCTCCCGAAGGCCGGACGGCATCGGGCAAATCGTCGAGGCAGATCTGGATGGCGATGGCGACCGCGACCTGCTGATCACGGGACGGAAGAACGATTTCCTCGGCTGGATCGAGTCCAGCCCGAATGGCCCGGTCGGCACGCTGCGGGCGATCAATACCGGCACGCTGGCGGTGAAGAATACCCGCCCGATGGTCGCGGACCTCGACGGCGACGGCCTGCCGGACGTGCACTATCCGGGCTGGGTGCTGAAGAACCGCTTCCGGAAATTCGACGCGCCCGTGGCAAATGCCACAACAGCGGGTCACGAACTGTGCGCCTCGGACCGCACGGGGCTGCTGGGACGCGCGCTTGATACCGGCGTGTGGAAGATCTTTACCAGCACCGGAGCGACGGTGATCCAGACGGAAGAAGGCCCGCTGAATTCCCCCGGCTTCTCGCCGGAGTGCTGCATCCTCGAGAACTTCAGCAAGGATGGCAGGCTGGACCTGGTGGTGTATCTCGAAGGCGCGCGGCTCGGCTCCGGGGCCATCGCCACGGGCACGTATGCGCTGCACTCGCAGGCAAATGGCGAATGGGGCGTGAACCGTTTCACGACGAGCAAGCCCTACGCGACGGCATCGATCCACTCTTCGAATGGCACGCTTTCCGGGAACTTCGCCATCGCCTTCCCGTCCATCGATGACCACCCGTCGCCCCCGGTCGCGGGGAGCAGCTTGCAATTTCGAAACTACGACCCGAGCGCGACATACACCTACCAGCGCTGGAGCATCGGCAGCACTCACTTCAGAGGGATGAAGATCACGTCGATCTCGGGAGCCTACCGCTCCTCGGCCTCGCGCTACGAGATGGCCGCCGGGATGACCGCCACGGATGGCAGCGGCGTGAACTCGATCTATCAGCTTCGCACGGATTACTTCTCCAGCTCGATCCTGCTCCAGTCGATGGCCGGGGGAACGATCGAGGAGAAGGGACAGATCCAAGTTTTCCAGTCGTCCAATGGCAGCCGCATCCATGCAAGCGTGGGCACCGCGGCGGGCCAGACGACCGTGGCTCCGGAAGCACTGCTGGAGTATCTGCCGGGCGAACTCGTCATCGAGCAAAGCTATGAGCTGCCCACCATTGGCAAGATGACGTCCGGCCCCTACGGCCCGCTTGAGAAGGGTAACTGGTGCCATCTGGATGGCGACGGTCGCGACGAGTGGGTCTCCGGCACGCCTTGGCCGGGCGGTGTCCTCGCCATTCCCGCGGATGCTCCTTTCTCCGCGAAGGATATCCCGCTGAATACGCCGCGTGTGCCGTGGGTCTATCCCGTCCCGGAAATAGCGGCGGGCCCGCTCTTCGCGGGAGATCTGGATGGCGACGGGGATATCGATCTGGCGCGCCGGCTGGACCTTCTGGATTTCGACGGTTGGCCAAACCAGTTCCTGATGCAGTGGGAGAATCTGGACGGCCACGAATTCTACAATGCGCTCGATCCCTACTACGACTACTGGATGCAGTGGTCGATTCCCGGCAGCCAGCCGCTGCGGTTGGAGGCGGGGACTCGCCCCCGCCTGCTGACGAGCCAGCCCGGGATGATCCATTCACAATGGCTCATGCCCCGGAATTCGCAGGACAGCTACCCCACGCCGGTGGCCTATCCCGGCACGGGAGCGGCGGTGGTGGAGGCCGGGCACGATCTGGATGCGGATGGCGCGCGCGACTTCATCTTTTTCCCATCGGTCTTCGGCAACGCGCTGACGTGGGGAAAATGGAATCCGGAGGGTGGCCACCTTGATTCGATGGAAAAGATCGCCGACGTGCCCGCGGGCCTGACGGTGCCATCATTGGTCGCCGGCGATCTGGAGGGAGACGGCACTGCGGACCTTTTCCATCCGGCGCTGGATGCAGCGGGCACGCAGGTCACCTGGGTGGCGTGCCGTCTCACGGCTGCCGGGCCGGCGGCGCTGGAGCATCCTCCCATCACCCTGCCGGCTTCTGCCAAGCTGGTGGCACCGGCGGATCTGGATGGCGATGGCGACATCGACCTGCTGCGATTTGTCCCGGATGCAGCCGCACCCGCCGATGCGGACGGCATCCGCCCGCATCATCTACTATGGACGGAGTATGTGGGCGGCACCTGGGTCCACCACACGACGAAGCTAGGCACGCTGCGGCTGTCCGCGGCGGAGCCGGTGCTGAGGGCGGAGGGAGATCGTCTGCTCGTGATCAACCGCATCGGCGAGGTCCTGGAATTGAAGACCCGCGTGACTCCATCCGCGGGAATGCTGGCCTCGGCGCTGGCCGCCCAACAGGTGACCGGAGCCTCCTCCGGCGCGGCGGATGACCCGGATGGCGATGGCTTCCCGAACTACGTGGAGATCCTCGCGGGCACTTCGCCGGTGATCGCGGATCGCTCGATTTCCCTGCCCATGCAGATGCTGCGCAGCGGGCCGAATCACGGCTGGATCGCCAGCCTCGCCGCTGCTCCATCCGCCGTGGGCGCGCGGGCACGATTGGAGACCAGTGACGATTTGGTGGAGTGGACACGCCACGAGGACGAGCCGCTTCCGCTCGGCGGATCCGGCGCGGAAGAACGCTACCTCTTCCCTGATTCCGCGCTTGCGGCACCGCCCGCCCGACGCTTCGCACGCATCGCCTTCTCGCACGACTCCGAATGA